The following are encoded together in the Fragaria vesca subsp. vesca unplaced genomic scaffold, FraVesHawaii_1.0 scf0513067, whole genome shotgun sequence genome:
- the LOC101302720 gene encoding uncharacterized protein LOC101302720: MCLIAFLPTIARRRILTISFDGDASLCFLISFPLFDIFIRFICTSTTTDDEQTAATTQKQLLKRRKVAIFFAYYGVGYQGMQKNPSAKTIQGDLEEAIYLSGAVPEQDRLSVEVWVVVF, from the exons ATGTGTCTTATTGCCTTTCTCCCTACTATTGCCAGACGACGCATTCTCACCATTAGTTTTGATGGGGATGCATCTTTATGTTtcctaatttcttttcctctttttgatattttcataaGGTTTATTTGTACCAGCACCACCACTGACGACGAACAAACCGCCGCCACAACCCAAAAGCAACTCCTCAAACGCCGCAAGGTCGCAATCTTCTTCGCCTACTACGGCGTCGGATATCAAGGAATGCAAAAGAATCCCAGCGCCAAAACCATCCAAGGCGACCTCGAAGAAGCCATCTACCTCTCTGGTGCCGTTCCGGAGCAAGACCGTTTGAGTGT GGAGGTATGGGTTGTTGTTTTTTGA